ttgatgggcccgcgggttggcccgccaaacccgcaacccgccttagaatgggttgggttggaaatttcccaacccgccaagttggcgggttggcccgccccgccccacCAAATGGTTAACCcaccacgggccgacccgccccgccacgggttgcCCCGTTTGACAGCTCTACTTTTGTTACATATATGGTGGTGCAATGCTTGATTCATTTAACTTGGTATCATACCATGAAATTTTTTGCGACGATTGTTAAATCTTTGGTCTAAGCTTCTAATCTGATTTCTAATTATCTAGTTTCTAACGTTGAAGTAGACTGAGTGCTCTTCTTTCTGTTCAGCACCTCTTGCTAATAAAGAGTGGAAACCAAAATCAGTACTTGCAAACCCTGCTCAGGCATCCGAGACAAATGACACATCTGAAGTACCGGTGGTTATTGAAGCTGTTTCCCAACCATTGCTAACCTTATCTTTGACCACTCCAAAAGGAGTTTCTGTTAATCTAGCAAAGAAGGTAGAGGAACTGAAGCTATCAGACCGACAGCATGTGATTATTCCAAACCATCTCCAGGTCCCAGAGTCTGAACGACATGGACTAAGTTTTGGAAGCTTTGATgctaattttgagtttaatacgGTTCTTACCAAAGACACTACAAGAGACAATATTGAGACCCCGCCTTATGAGTCATCTCAAGAGACTGACGAAACTATTGAGAAGCACTCTTTAAGGTTTCTATACATTAATTGCATTTTTTGCTAGTTTCATCTGCATATGCGCTATCTgacatctttttttttcttcttcttgtggtaaaTCATGGGATTCTGCAAAGTTGAGAATTTTTTGGACGTGACAATCCAAAACATTAGAGAATTTATTCATCTTTCATTTTATACACCATAGGTTTACACCCATAATAGCATGTTAATGCCAAAGATCTTAATACAACAACCAACAACAACCATTGGTTAATGTCAAAGAttttaatatgaaaaaaataataaatttgcaAGATTTCATATATATCCACTATATAATGTAGAATCTTGTGACATCAGAAGGCATTTTGGGCTGAATCAATAAAGGAAACTGCACCTCAACAATTCGTatattgtaatttaatttttggCAATGCATTTGCATAATAGTTTTGCTACTATGTTTTTCCTCTTCTAACAATATTGTTTTATTTGCTTCCTTCTGTAATTTCAGCAACAATGCAACATCCTCAGCTGCTGAAGAAGATGACTTTTCTGAACATCCTCAATTATCTGAACAGGTCACAGAAAGTTATTCAGTGAAGGAAATTGTTGCTTCCAATATCACGTCGCCTGAAAAAGAATATAACGAGGCCAACCAAGAAGATAATTTAGCACCAGAAAGTTCTCAGAATGTGGTTCTTCAGTCTATGCCATCCTATCCACCAGTTGGATTGGTGCCACAGCTTGGTAGCCATATTGCTTCTTTTGAAGGCTCAGACTCTCATGCTCGTGATATGTCTCGTCTTCCAAGTTTTTTGGTAAAATTCATGCCCTATCTTAATATGCATTGCTTATGATGTATGTTTCAGTACAAGTTGGTATTTTATGGGCAACCTTATTCTTCTTCGACAATCTTATGATTATGATCTCTGTGGATGACATTGGAGATAGTCTTGTAGTGGCTGCCATGGTTTTTTACCAACTGAATCTTTGTTAAACTATTTGTCATTTTTATAACATAGTGCTTTTGTGATTTATCCATGTTTTAAAGTGTCGTGCTGAGACGGTCGAAACGGGCGAAACATCTCGTTCCGCTTGGTGATCGACATCAGGACGACCCCGACACCAGACCTGCAACGGCTACGACGTGTTGTGCGACCCCATGGCCGCAGCGAAGGGGTCTCTCAACCCCGTAATAGCAGCGGAGGGGTCGCATAACCCTTCCGCTGTCGCCGCGGAGGCATCACACGACCCGACCGCTACAAAAGGGTCGCACGACCACCGCAGTCGCGCCGGAGGAGTCACGCGATCCGTGGCCGTGGCTTAGGGGTCATGCAACCCCGCGACAGCATCGAAGTCACGTGAGCTCGCGAGTGGTGtcagatttcagattttttttaattaaacttaggttaattattttaatcaacttctagttatgatggagataatctaaagaggttttattaaaccctaataaaattatctaattaattttatatttcatttattttcatttaaaaattataataaaatttttatttatttatttatctattttcatatattttccttttttttaaaggttattttttatattgtttatttaaatatttatcttaaatattttatttttaaattaatatattttacatttaAAGAATACTGAAATTATATCGGCACGGCATGATACAGTACCGAAATCGTATCGTTCTGGTTCAGGACCGAAACCTtgacacgggtcgaaattttaaaccttggattTATCATCCCAATTACACTATCAATTCAATAAGTTATTTTATGGAGctgttaaaaaattaataaataaataaataaaggcagcccggtgcacgaagcttctgccatgcggggtcccggggaaggatccattgtacgcagccttaccttgctttttgcaagaggctgtttccaggattcgaacctgtgaccttttggtcatatggcaacaactttactgttgcgccaaggctcctctTCTATTTCATGGAGCTGTTGTAATAAGAAAAATCTAGTGCTTTCTATGTCTAATTTTCTAAACCTGATCCTCTATTTTGTCACTTTTGTGAGCCACCCAGACTTTTTTGCAGTGGTATCATGGTTCAGAATTTTGTGCACTTCCCAAGAAATGGCAAGATGAACCATTCAGTGCACTTGTTGAGGTGGAACTGCAACAGAAACTGCATCTTGAGACTGTTGCATATACGGCTCAAATCTCAGCTAACTGCAAGTTCCTCTTTTAGCAATGGGAGGAATAATAAACTCAATATATCATAGAGTAATAATCGATAGAATTTGAGAGAAGCCGCTTTATTCAGTTCCAACAGTCTAGTTAGGTTTTAGATACAGGACTAATGCAAATAAGAGATATTTGATGCTCCATGTGGATTTCGGCAATTGCTATTTTCAATATAAAGATGATGACTTAATAAAACTATTCTCTTGACTCTTGAGGAAGCTTCTACTTCCTCTCATTCTCTCCCTAAGCTTGCTTCTGTTTATGATTCGAATCGGTTGATATTTGATTTGTGAGGAAGAAAACTTCATGTGCTATCTTATTGACTGATTCTGATCTGACAAATATTATCATCAATTTTGGGTTAAAACGGGAAGGAGACTGATTTGAAATGGGCATCCTGATTTCTGATGCATGAAGCTGGAAATTGACAATTTGCTTTAGTTTTTCTTATTTTATATACCTGTGCTTAATTGGTTAGGTGTTGATTTTTTAATGCAGGTCCAGCAACCATATGATCCATCCACTAGTTATTTCAATCCATTCTATCGTCCATCTCCTGATGCTGATGGTCGGATATCTCCTTTTTTTGCATCGGGTGCCTCCACTAGATACAATGGGAACATTGCCCTTCTACCTGCTCAGGCTGGTCAGGCTTCCCAAGAGGTTTGTATTTAACCTTTCCGCTATCTTCTATTTCCCTGCTAGAAAAAGTTAATTCCTGATTATACATATCGCCATGCTTAACACTTCCATCTCACCATGATGGGCAAGCCAACCTTCTATTAGTTGTAGCCAAACCTCTTGCTGGACTTTGTCTTGTTTTTTGATTATGGCCGtgtatcaaattttttcttgttCACATTCTCAATGATTTACATCCTGCTAAGTAACTTGATACTCTCTTTTTTCCCCCTCTAATCCAGAATACGAACCCCATAGTATTACCTACAGTTGGCTCAACTCCTTTGGGAACTCAAGCTTCTGGCACAATGCAGGGTTCTCTTGCTATTCCCCAGCAGTCAGTCCCTGTCTTCCGTCAACCTGCTGGGTTACATATATCTCACTACTCTCCCAACTACATTCCCTACAGTCAATATTTCTCACCATTCTATCCCCCTCCACCTGCGGTGCATCATTTCTTGAGCAGTGCTGCATTCCCTCAGCAACCTCTTACAGGTGGCATGTACCCATCCCCTGGAGCTGCaactcctgctgctgctgctgctgtcaAGTATTCTCTTCCCCAGTACAAACCTGGTTCTAACACTGGCAATTCAACTATTGTTGGATTACCAAATGTTTATGGTTCATATAACTCCACCCAGGCTGGCTATACCTCTGTTCCTGCTGTAAGCACTGGAAACTCAACCACCAATGAAGAACTGGGGTCGTCACAGTTCAAGGAGAATAATGTTTATATCTCTGGACAACAGGTATTTTCTCTGCTTTTCTACAATTGTGATATTTGGTTTAAGCTTAGCTACAATGTTTGAATAATGTTCCATAATTCTCCTAATACTGCACATTCACAAAATTACAATTCAGGGTTAATGAAAGCTGCTCAAAATTTTCTGTACTACATGCTTCTTTTATAACCTCACATAGCGAATCTTTGCCTTTTGCCACTGTTGTGCTCTTAAACTCAGTGATCAGTCTTTGCTGCTTCACTTTATGACTCAAAGATCTGTTTTAGCAGTTATAGAGATTATGACAATGTAAACAATCTGGTAATGTGGAATCTGATATTAGTTTAAGCTTGGAATGATACATCCATATAAGCTAGTGCTCAGAAGATACTAAAGTTGCAAGTGCTGAGATAAGCATATTTAGAAAATGGAAactgttttacttgatttctagGTGACTCTTCTTAACTGTTAGCTGTGCAAATAGATGTCTTTTATTTCCTAATCTTTGTCCATTAGGCAATATCTAACTTTTCAAGTCTTTGCATCTTAACTTATTGAAGTATACAATTATAGGTTCTTGATCATGGAAAAGTTAAATAAGAATTAGTTCTATATATGTTGTGTGAAGCATCATCAGAACAGGGAGACAGACAATGCACTCCATAACAGATTCTGCAACTGGTATTGCATACTTCTTCTTGTGAAATGCATTGATGAAGTTAAAGATTTGACTTTATGTTAGTTTATTAGAACCCCTTAAAGATATTGAAGTTTTATAAAGGAAAAGATGAATGTCTAACAACATATCTAATTAAATTCCTGTAATAAGAAGCATAATTGGAATAAAGAGAAAATTAATAATCAGAGCAGCAATAGTTCTGAAAAAAAACGAATGCTAGTCTgtaaaatttaataaaagatgGTACAACTCTTCCTCATATTAATTCAAATTCCAACCTACAAATTTTGTATGCCAAACTTTTATTGACTACCTGGTCAAGAATTTAGCAATAGAAGTTTCTGCTATAAGTATGATTGCCTCAGATTTTTAACAATACCCTTTACCAGTAACCAATGCCAGTGAAAGCTGTGAAGGTTAAATATTATCTCTCTGTATGCTTTGCTTTTGATTTCATCCTGTCTGGTATTTCTTTGGTTATTCTTGAAGCCATATCCACAGACGTTATGGTGATTTATTCCAACcttttattgttttcttttttattctaAATCTCCTAAGCATTGCATTAGGAAAATCTTTTATGCTGAACTACCTATTTTTAATTTCTCAAACAATTTAGTTGTTGGTATGGATGTGCCCTGAAGCTGCTATTTCCTTTTTGGGATTGCATCACTGTACCTGTACTGATTTTAGCTTGTTAAAATATTTTAACTGGTGTTTTCTCATCGCAAAGTGAATTAGTCTTGAGAGCTATGGTTGATATGTTTACATCCAGTTTTCCTGTTTGGCTGCAAGAATATCTGATAATGTTCATTAATTTGATCTGAATATCTGATCATGAACCAGGGACACCTTTTGGTTCCTTCGGATCTAGTTTTAACTGGACCACATCTTCCATCAAATACAATAATGGAATTTAGCTTCTGACCCCCAAACTTCCTGAGTAACTGAacttttgtttctcttataaAAACATTTAGGGTTTTCTGTGGATCTGCCACAATTGTGAAAGGATTACTATTAATTGATTCATCAACACAACAACATGGAATCTGGCTCAATTACTGAGTATATCAAGCCTCCATGTTTCTATTTTAATTGAATCATTCATGTGCTGGCTGatttgcatatcaatatcatttaTCTCCTATATTCTTGAATAAGATCTCTACAACTCTTTTGTAGCTTAATGTTTTCTAATAATTCTAAGGAAAGATTTTCATTCTCTTTTTACGAATTCTGAAAGTATTACACTGTTTCCCGCTTTTCTGTTTGTGTATTATTGATGTGTATTTCTACAATTGTTGCCTGTGTAGAGCGAAGGCCCACCAGTCTGGATTCCTGCCCCTGGACGTGACATGTCCTCACTTCAAGCTAGCTCTTTCTACAACATTCCTCAGGGTCAGCACATGACTTTTACACCAACACAAACTGGACATGGCGCCTTCAGTGGCATCTATCCCCCGACACCTGCTGTCCCCAATTCTGTTCACCCTTTGCTGCAGCAGTCACAAACTGTAGCTGGGGCCGTCGAAATGCTGGCCCCTCCTACTGGTGTTTATCAACAGACACAACGCGCACAGATAAATTGGACCAATAATTATTGAAGCCACTCAAACCTAAGTTATATTAGCCACAGCTCGGACATCGATCTTCACTCGGTCAGTTTAGAGGACATTTGGAACGCGGCATAGGAGCAAGCCTGATTGGGAAAACAAAAAGAATGGATATATATTTATATCTAAAGCATGGCCTTCCTGCATGGGAAGGCCTTCAGGGTTTGGAGTTGCTAGACATTCATAGTTTGGGCTATACTTGTGAACTGATACTGACCTCTCTCTTTTATGTTTACTTGTGCGGTTCCCTCGGGTTCTTCTGTTATTTTGCTGCCCATTCTTTGTCATctgctttttctttattttactcTTTTGAGCCATTAAAATTCTCGCTAATTATATTTTCTATCATCACTTTCAGATGAAGCCATAAAGCAGCATTAGATATGCTATGAATCTAGAGCTACTGGATCGATTTTTCTTCTTTCCATTACATTTGCTGTAAATTTATgtccaaggaaaaaaaaaagtagacTTGATGTTTGTTGAGTTTTGCTTAATCACATGAATCATTATTAACATAACCCCATCTTGCATACTGCTGAATGCATGTGTTTTTTGATCTACTGCATCGGTTGAGCTTAAGCCGGTATCCATATTTAAAATTATGTTATGATTATCTTgaatacttattttttttttctgacttAATATATCTGGACTATGTTTAAGCTAGTCAATCAATATGTACGTGTTAAAATGGTCCCATTCTGATCCAGTGTTGTATTCGGATGCTCTCTCATTGTTTTATCTTTCGATGCCAATCGAGCACTTATGTATGGTTCTGCACACCTGATGGAAGGGGCGAATGAAAAGGGATTGGTCAGCAACCACAGATCGCCGGCATGGATTGGCTGTGGGATCGCCTGACGTGAGGAAGAAGACTAAGATCATCGCTGAGGACGGTTGGCCATGCCGGCCCAAGAAACTGAGGTTGTTAGTGAGCAACGAACCAATTAATCAGATAGTAAGTAGTATCTCACGGGGCAGCATGATTTTCAATTTGATTTCACAGCCATTAGATTGGGCTAATGGGTTGCAGATCCGGTTAGCCGGACTGCCATCTGTTAAGGCCGTCCCGGAATAGCTCGCAAACAGCTTGAGTTTGGTTAGCCGGATTGCCATCTGTTAAGGCCGTCCCGGAATAGTTCGCAAACAGCTTGAGTTTGGTTAGCCGGACTGCCATCTGTTAAGGCCGTCTCTAAATAGTTCGCAAACCGTTCGAGTTTGGTTCGAAAATGACTCCTTTAACTTTTAAACAAGTTTAGTTTGAGCATTGTTCAAAAATATCTCGTTTAAAAGTTAAATGAGCTTCTTAATAAACACGTCGCGAGCcttttaacgaatatattcatgaacTTATTAATCAAATATTGTTACATTTGAATTTGGCTGGTTAATATTTTCGAACTTAAAATTAAGTTTGAGCTCGGCTTGTTCGAACGTACTCGAGTAAATTTTTTTCTGAATCAAAATTTGAATAGTTCACAAGCTTAGTTCGTTTACACCCTTATCCCTGACTTGAGTACCTGTATAGTTGTAGAGCTATAGTATGGGAGACATCCCCTTATGGGTGCAGATGTATGGGTTGCGAGTTGGTTGTTTGATTGCTAGACAATGTTCGATCCAAACGACCAAACCTCAAGCGCTCTGTTAGCAGCAGTATCAATCGAAGTCCTGCATCACTTCGAACTCGGCAGTGATCCGATCCACACGAGCGTGAATCTGGTCTGGAGTTGTGTGCTGCAGCACTAGCTGAGAGCATCTGCTCCGCGCTTGGTCGGCTGTGATTTTCCCGAGCTTGATGATCGGGAAGGAGATGAACGTCGGCTCCATAGCATGCACTTACTGCCCTGTTTTGCCGTCTTTCAATGGCTGTGAAGCAGCTGCATGCTACGTTTTCAAGAGCTGCTGCATCGAAgggaaggaaaggaaaggaattgGAGAATGATCAACTAAAGGACTTCTTCCTCTCCGAGCCATACCTCCTCCTCAGCTCAATGTTTTCTTCCGCACTCTCTCTCACTCTCACTCTCTTACAAGCCGGGCATGGCACTTCCATCCCCCAGCAGTCGCAAATCGAAATGCTGCTGAACCCTCCTACCGGTGTTTTTCTAGCTTTTCATACACAAGGTAGATGGATTGTGCTACTCCTCATCTGCATTCGTAATTTCAAGCTTCACTAACTTGTGTTGAAATCAATAGggagaggaaagaaataatatagttttttttaatgatcttattattaaaatcaataagtttatttatataaattatcaaaaataatagaaagattaaataaatcatacaatcataataattataaacatagtaatataataaacttggaaatattatttttcctatttgattcatgtcgatcttgattgtgtgctaaatataataaatctcaattgattgaaatcaattagtgattatttccattattgtcattacccTCCGACAAACTCAACGAGAGTGCCTGAACATTGAGTTTGAGTGCTAATTTGGTGAAACGTTGTCTAGATGATGGCTTAGTAAATATATCAACAATTTGATCTTTCGTAGAGATATAAGAAATCGAAAGTTATCGAGTCACCACACACtcgtgaacaaaatgaaaatcaatctctacatgcttggtacgagcatgaaaaatAGGATTTGCCGTAAGAaaagttgctccaatattatcattTCATATTTTAGGCGTCGCAGTTGGGAAAAAGTGTAATTCTGAAAGAAGAGATtatagccaaataatttctgacgttatGTTAGCAATAGCTTTATATTCAGTTTCAGTACTCGAGAGAGAGACTGTAGGTTGTTTTTTTGAAAGTCAGgaaataagatttcgtccaagaaatatagcatatccactagtagaacgtTTATCTTCGGGAGATCCAGCCTAATCTGGATCACTGTAGGCAATCAACTCTCGTGAagactgacgatataaaagaagactatgtagaatagtacctttgagatatcgaagaattctcttGACACCTTTCCAATGATATTCAGTAAGAGCATACTCAATATCGGGTCGTGTAATTATGACATATTGTAGGGCACCAACAATACTACGATAGATCTGGGGTCAGACAtcgaagaggaggatgaaggtgcagtgaaaccaccctcaatgattggtgtggagataTGACGTGtaccatccattttagctcgttATAGGAGcctagtaatgtatttgctctaaaagagaagacaaccttcagaatgtgagagaaacttTATGCCAATAAAAAAACGAGCATTGCCAAAATCCcgaataggaaactcttgacggagaagatgtagtaaagtagtaatgccgttttgatcactaccagttattaatatatcatccatgtaaatcagaacaaatattgaaaattcctTATTACATTTGTAGAATAAGGAAGAGTCTGTTTTTTAGCCAGAAGATCCCTAAAtatgaagccaggtagatagacgatgaaaccatgcacgaggtgcttgtcgaagaccatatatagacttctaaagttgacacacatgtgttgaaagttgcgggtggatgaatctaggaggttgctccatataaacagtTTCTTCAAGGTGTCCATGAAGAAAAACATTAGAAATATCTAATTGGCGTATTGGCCAATTGGAGCTTACAACTATAAATAGTAGCAATatgatagttgtaattttgataattggactaaaagtatcattgaagtcaatacctgccTGTTGATTAAAGCCTTTAGCAACAAGGCAAGCTTTATAATGTTCAATAGAACCATCTGCACGATACTTAATTCGGTAAGCCCATTTAAAtcccacaatattcatagatgggGTACGAGGGACTAAGCTCCAGGTTGCATTACGAAGAAAaacatcaaattctgtagccatcgcagcacgccaatttggatctttgactacctgtgtaaaactagaaggtttaacaaaatttgaagaagcaaaGAGAGAACGTGGAAGAGGATAACGAGTGGAAACCGGTTGACATCGTGCATAAATATCGCTTAGAGGAAGCATCTGCCGaggaatatcatcattagagctaCTCGGAGATGAGTGGTCAGACATATGAGAATCAGAACTAGAGAATGGATCACCACTAGCTGCCGAGTCTATAGGAACTTGTGGAGATGGAGCAGGACCCAAGAGACCATCCCCCCTGTACTTTCAATATTTCCGGATGAATCAATATATGAGACTTCTAATATATTGCttggtgatattagatagttgcctTGATTATCTGAAGGAGGATATGAGGTAGCAATTGCAAACAGAaatagagattcatcaaaagtaacatgtcaagAAATATATATCCAACCGGTCGAAATATAGAGGCAACGGTACtcatgatgcaaattactataaccaaggaaaacacattgtaaagagcgagggtttaacttgtgcttagagtaaggtcgtatccaaggataacatgcgcaactaaAGATACGAAAGAAGGAGTAATCTGGAAGACAAGTATAAATCCTTTCCAAAGGACACTTATTTTGAAGTAGTGGAGTAGGTAAACGATTGATAAGGTAGATTAAACTGtccaaaataataatggaaagattaaataagacatacaatcataataattataaacatagtaatataataaacttggaaatattatttttcctatttgattcatgtcgatcttgattgtgtgccaaatataataaatcccaattgattgaaatcaattagagattatttccattattgtcattaATTTGGACCATAATGACTACACATGTATCCTTGAGGATGGATCCCCAAAGTTGAGGTCAGATATTAGCACTTGGTCAGATAGCAATTTGCTTCGTCGAAATTACTCTGTTTGCATCCTGCTCCTAATATTCAAACAGAGGAGTTCACCCGAAGGAAGGAGACTGAGCAAAGCTGCATAAGAGCTCTAATATAATTGTTTGTGAAGTCAAGACAAAATGCCTTCTAAGTGAATGATTTTGTACACTGGCATGATGGAAGGAGCGAATGAAAAGGGTTTGATTTAATCAGCAACAACAAATCGCAGCATAGATTGGCTGTAAAAtatgataacaaaataataattaaataataaggtctAATAGGCGAATAActttattgaaatttttaaaaattttctgagaatttttcggagctcacatgacgagtttaaggggatgaatctgTTGGAgccgggaaaaagcctgtttaaaCTACcatatttaaacgaggaaatgtttaatttttttaaatatttcttttctttttctcttccttaCCCGTGCCCTAGGTTCCCCCACGCCGATTCCCCTCTCGTGACGCCGGCCCTTTTTGGCTTCCCCAACCGGCGCCACCCTCCCGACGCCTCGTGCTTCCTCTTCCCCCACGCATACAAAACCTTCGGCCAAGGGAAGCCGAGCCCTCTCCCTTGCGGCGTCGCCTTCCATCCTCTCCACTGTCACCTCTTCTCCCCTCTCTGTGCTACCGCCGACCATCATAGGTCGTCGCTCGTCGCCAGCGATCACGAGAACCACCTCCTCTCTTTATTTCCAGCGCAGATCTAGATCAAGCATTTTCTCGATCGCGGGGAGGCCATCCATCGCTGAGGCGTGCCCTAGCTTGGATCTACTACCCCTCTTCCGATCGCATCACCCTCTGTGTAGTGGGATCATGTCGTGCCATCCTCGGTTGATCGCTGCCATCACTGATCTCTCCGTCATTTCGATCGTGCCGACATCGTGTGTGCATCACCGACTGAGACCCTTCTCCACCGATCGCTGGAGGTCTTCCGGTGGTTGTTCTCACCCTCAAGCCACCGCCCTAGTGCAAGTTGGTTATCTCTTAAGAGGAGAACCCGAGCCCTCTCCCCGATTCATTGAAGCCGTTCCCTAGCTCCATCCATAAGTTTTTGACAGTAGCTACCTTACTGTCACCTTGGAGGTAAACAACTAAACCTAGTAGGTGATTTGAGTGATTGATCTATGATCCTCATGTGATGCTAATTTAGGGTTATTGTCTTGGAGGACTAGCAGTTTCATTTAGTTTCGGCCACAGCACCATCGACAACCAGTAGCTGACTCTAATAGTAGCTAGTTCGAGTTAGGCCACCATCAATCGCTGAAGAAGAAGAGGTAATGATTTGGTAATTAGATTTGTTTTCATATTTAAGGTTGAttttgttgggtgctactcgaaataccgttctgcttcccctgtacaaaaatttgtacaagcacagaacttttctaacagcctatgtgttcctcatgagttaaacttgaattgaaaatggaacttaacatttttacttcaagttcaactcatgtattcttcagtagttaaaacttggattgcaaacgatacttaacattattaatccaagttcatcccatgttacagaagttgattaaatatctatttcaaggattggcttccaggttaaatatggcgagacacttgaccttcctgggtatgggattatccaccacttcctagacaaaaccttttaaaaaaattggatatttaaacttcttatagtaaccctaggtttaactacaaagacttcaatagaagcacaagatcaaaacactaaatcgaaatacaaaaatgaaacacgaaatcgctagcctcttgtgttgatatttcaggatcgatacaaagaacacaaactaattaatttgaagcggaaacaattaattaattatacctttctttgtaaacaaagacctcttgatcttctgctgtattcctcatcttctcttggacgtcgtgtgagcgacgatctaccaagatgaaatccacctgaaccacttcttctttgcctacaagtttcagccacccAAAGAataccaaaataggaaacttccttctcttctccttcttctccaaacaaccgaccaccaagtgcttcttcttttcttccaagtttcggccaccaagaagagatgagtGTCGACCTCagaaagaaaaaaggaagagaagaagatgtgTGCCGCCGGCCTTAGGGAAGGAAACAAggtgaagaggagaagaagagaaaaccggccacacaaggagaagaagaggaagaggtgccGGCCCTAAGGGAGCAAGGGAATTAAGAGATGTGTATATTATAAGGCATcctttacctctcttttataatcatt
The genomic region above belongs to Zingiber officinale cultivar Zhangliang chromosome 11A, Zo_v1.1, whole genome shotgun sequence and contains:
- the LOC122031103 gene encoding GBF-interacting protein 1-like isoform X3 — translated: MSGGGARVSIPAGVRRTIQNIKEIAGNHSDEEIYAMLKECSMDPNETTQKLLLQDTFHEVKRKRDKRKENVREPAEPRWRPGMQGRGGRGGRGNYSSRSLPNDTTAGRNATSGKESGLNQGIDKAQMSISTTPDTENKPALSSSVSGIVNGPSNIEHPVSSQGSNVSGVDGAPSEANSDAVTTKTTNPRLPSKDAKCGSAPGQLQRDMDQFSSNKLVMVPSTDTHTPSELGTTKQIKPHGSVTDEPVEKSQVASSSSGPLGSRPSSTYNNRFQHPSGMQKAPLANKEWKPKSVLANPAQASETNDTSEVPVVIEAVSQPLLTLSLTTPKGVSVNLAKKVEELKLSDRQHVIIPNHLQVPESERHGLSFGSFDANFEFNTVLTKDTTRDNIETPPYESSQETDETIEKHSLSNNATSSAAEEDDFSEHPQLSEQVTESYSVKEIVASNITSPEKEYNEANQEDNLAPESSQNVVLQSMPSYPPVGLVPQLGSHIASFEGSDSHARDMSRLPSFLVQQPYDPSTSYFNPFYRPSPDADGRISPFFASGASTRYNGNIALLPAQAGQASQEGSLAIPQQSVPVFRQPAGLHISHYSPNYIPYSQYFSPFYPPPPAVHHFLSSAAFPQQPLTGGMYPSPGAATPAAAAAVKYSLPQYKPGSNTGNSTIVGLPNVYGSYNSTQAGYTSVPAVSTGNSTTNEELGSSQFKENNVYISGQQSEGPPVWIPAPGRDMSSLQASSFYNIPQGQHMTFTPTQTGHGAFSGIYPPTPAVPNSVHPLLQQSQTVAGAVEMLAPPTGVYQQTQRAQINWTNNY
- the LOC122031103 gene encoding GBF-interacting protein 1-like isoform X2; the protein is MSGGGARVSIPAGVRRTIQNIKEIAGNHSDEEIYAMLKECSMDPNETTQKLLLQDTFHEVKRKRDKRKENVREPAEPRWRPGMQGRGGRGGRGNYSSRSLPNDTTAGRNATSGKESGLNQGIDKAQMSISTTPDTENKPALSSSVSGIVNGPSNIEHPVSSQGSNVSGVDGAPSEANSDAVTTKTTNPRLPSKDAKCGSAPGQLQRDMDQFSSNKLVMVPSTDTHTPSELGTTKQIKPHGSVTDEPVEKSQVASSSSGPLGSRPSSTYNNRFQHPSAPLANKEWKPKSVLANPAQASETNDTSEVPVVIEAVSQPLLTLSLTTPKGVSVNLAKKVEELKLSDRQHVIIPNHLQVPESERHGLSFGSFDANFEFNTVLTKDTTRDNIETPPYESSQETDETIEKHSLSNNATSSAAEEDDFSEHPQLSEQVTESYSVKEIVASNITSPEKEYNEANQEDNLAPESSQNVVLQSMPSYPPVGLVPQLGSHIASFEGSDSHARDMSRLPSFLVQQPYDPSTSYFNPFYRPSPDADGRISPFFASGASTRYNGNIALLPAQAGQASQENTNPIVLPTVGSTPLGTQASGTMQGSLAIPQQSVPVFRQPAGLHISHYSPNYIPYSQYFSPFYPPPPAVHHFLSSAAFPQQPLTGGMYPSPGAATPAAAAAVKYSLPQYKPGSNTGNSTIVGLPNVYGSYNSTQAGYTSVPAVSTGNSTTNEELGSSQFKENNVYISGQQSEGPPVWIPAPGRDMSSLQASSFYNIPQGQHMTFTPTQTGHGAFSGIYPPTPAVPNSVHPLLQQSQTVAGAVEMLAPPTGVYQQTQRAQINWTNNY